ATCATCAATGAAAATGAACCGAAGATCGTGATTGCTGGTAGCGGAATGATTAGTGGCGGTCGTGTACTTACGTATCTTCAGCATTACATCGGAATGATTGAAACAACCGTGCTATTGGCGGGTTTTCAAGCTGCTGGTACGCGAGGCAGAAAACTGCTTGAAGGTGCAGAAGACCTGAAAATCTATGGCAAATACTATCCAGTAGAAGCGGAGATTCTCAATTTGGAAGTGCTTTCGGCACATGCCGATCAGTCAGAATTATTGGATTGGGTGAGCGATCTCGAAATGGCACCAGAACATTTGTTCATTGTACATGGTGAAAGCCAATCGGCAGCCACGCTCAAAGACAAGATCAAAGAAGTTTACGGTTGGGATTCAGAGATTCCTGAACTGTACTCCATTGTGGATATTCCGATAGAAAGCAATCCTAATTAACTAGTTGAAATTCGATAATGGAGTTCATAGATTACTACAAAGTTTTAGGCATTGAGAATAATGCCACTGCCGCTGACATCAAGAAGGCGTACAGGAAATTGGCCCGAAAACATCATCCGGATGTAAATCCGAACAACAAGGAAGCCGAAGAGAAATTCAAACAGATAAGCGAAGCCAATGAAGTGCTGAGCAACGCAGAAAACCGTAAGAAATACGATAAATACGGCAAGGATTGGAAGCATGCCGATGAGATTGAAACGCAGCGTCAACAGCAGCAACAATATCAATCTCAGCAAGGTTCTCGGTCTTCTGCGGGAGGTTATCAAGAATCAGATTACTCCGATTTCTTTGAATCGATGTTCGGTGGCGGATCTTCGCGAGGAAGAAGTTCAGTCAAATACAGAGGACAAGATTATCATGCAGCGCTTCAGTTGCAAATAAAAGATGTTTACACCACTGATAAACGCACACTTACGATAAACGGCAAAAACATCCGCCTTACTATTCCAGCGGGTGTTAAAGACGGGCAACAGATCAAGATTGCAGGCCATGGAGGTGAAGGGATGAATGGTGGCCCGAAAGGCGACCTGATCATTGAGTTCAGCATTATTAACGATACGCCATTTAAACGCGATGGAGACGACCTCTATACGACCGTGGGTCTGGATCTTTACAAGGCGCTGTTGGGAGGTGAATTAATGGTGAACACCTTTGATGGAAAGGTGAAATTGACCGTTAAACCAGAAACTCAGAATGGAACAAAGGTCAAATTGAAAGGAAAGGGATTTCCAATTTACAAAGCAGATAATCAATTTGGTGACCTTTATATTACGTTCCAATTGAAAACACCTACTAACCTCAGCGACAAGGAAAAAGAACTATTTGCCGAACTTGCCAAACTCAGAAACGCATGAAAACGGAAAGCCTAATTCTAATTGATGATCTGTGTGTGCATTACGAAGTTGAACACACGTTCTTCACCCGTTTGGATGAAATGGGACTTATTCAGATCAACGTGATTGAAAATGTCCAATACATCCATACCGACCTTGTTGTGGATCTAGAGAAAATGATCCGACTGCACCACGAACTGGAAGTAAACATGGAAGGCATTGATGTGGTCTTCAATCTTCTACGGAAAATGGATGAAATGAATGATGAACTGTCCATTCTAAAAAGTCGATTACGGTTTTACGAAGACCAATAATTCTATTCAAAAAGAAACTATTGATGCAAAGCCTTCATATTGCATCAGTTCAGAAAAAATGCAACTTTGCTTGCATGAGATTATCCAAGCAATTCGTGTCGCTTTCTGTGGCATTTCTTTCTTTTTTAGCTGTTTCAGCTCAAGATGCAAACACGTATCATCAAAGAGGTGCATCTAAAATGAGTGTGGGCGATAATGTTGGTGCTTTGGCCGACTTCGAGACAGCTATTTCAATGGATCCAAAGTTCAAAGATGCTTATGTTGATAGAGCTGTTGTAAAACAACAAATGAACGATACTGAAGGCGCCATGGCCGATCTGGACAAGGCCATTTCGTTGGATTCAACACTTGGAATTGCCTTTTGCAACAGAGGCGTTATTCACGAAAAACAAGGACATCATCAAGCAGCATTGACTGACCTTGACCGCGCACTGAAACTCGATCCATCAGATGCCACCGCAGCGCTCAATCGGGGGCTGGTAAAAAGTAGAATA
This window of the Flavobacteriales bacterium genome carries:
- a CDS encoding J domain-containing protein, with the protein product MEFIDYYKVLGIENNATAADIKKAYRKLARKHHPDVNPNNKEAEEKFKQISEANEVLSNAENRKKYDKYGKDWKHADEIETQRQQQQQYQSQQGSRSSAGGYQESDYSDFFESMFGGGSSRGRSSVKYRGQDYHAALQLQIKDVYTTDKRTLTINGKNIRLTIPAGVKDGQQIKIAGHGGEGMNGGPKGDLIIEFSIINDTPFKRDGDDLYTTVGLDLYKALLGGELMVNTFDGKVKLTVKPETQNGTKVKLKGKGFPIYKADNQFGDLYITFQLKTPTNLSDKEKELFAELAKLRNA
- a CDS encoding chaperone modulator CbpM, coding for MKTESLILIDDLCVHYEVEHTFFTRLDEMGLIQINVIENVQYIHTDLVVDLEKMIRLHHELEVNMEGIDVVFNLLRKMDEMNDELSILKSRLRFYEDQ